The Lynx canadensis isolate LIC74 chromosome D1, mLynCan4.pri.v2, whole genome shotgun sequence genome has a segment encoding these proteins:
- the MUS81 gene encoding crossover junction endonuclease MUS81 isoform X2, translating into MAARVRMGRKRPLPVCPNPLFIRWLTEWRDEAASRGRRTQFVFQKALRSLRRYPLPLRSGKEAKILQHFGDRLCRMLDQRLQQHRASGGDHAPSSPSGEKSPAPEGPLARAQDSSVPVSAQPKAGGRGSYRPTRHSGARAVLLLLYREHLNPSGHGFLTKEELLRRCAQKTPRAAPGSARPWPALRSLLHRNLVLRTHQPARYSLTPEGLELAQKLAESEGLSSLNVGLGPEEPPGAEPEEPGAASAELGASEGSAQQLSLELRPGEYRVLLCVDIGEAKGARHRQELLLELQRLRVTHTVRKLHVGDFVWVAQETEPGDPARPGELVLDHIVERKRLDDLNSSIMDGRFHEQKFRLKRCGLGHRIYLVEEHCSANHLSLPESTLLQAVTNTQVIDGFFVKRTADIKESAAYLALMTRGLQRLYQGHTLRSRPWGTSGDPESRPGPSPDPLCSLLTFSDFNAGAIKNKAQSVREVFARQLMQVRGVSGEKAAAIVDRYSTPASLLAAYDACATPKEQELLLSTVKCGQLQRNLGPALSRTLSQLYCSHGPLT; encoded by the exons ATGGCAGCGCGGGTCCGCATGGGCCGGAAACGCCCGCTGCCGGTTTGCCCCAACCCGCTCTTCATACGCTGGCTAACCGAATGGCGGGACGAGGCAGCCAGTAGGGGGCGCCGAACGCAATTCGTGTTTCAGAAG GCGCTGCGCTCCCTCCGGCGGTACCCACTGCCTCTGCGCAGCGGCAAGGAAGCAAAAATCTTACAACACTTCGGAGACAGGCTCTGCCGTATGCTGGATCAGCGGCTGCAGCAGCACAGAGCATCAGGCG GTGACCATGCTCCAAGTTCACCATCTGGAGAGAAGAGTCCAGCCCCAGAAGGGCCACTTGCCAGAGCCCAGGACTCTTCCGTGCCA GTTTCAGCCCAGCCCAAAGCAGGAGGCCGTGGCAGCTACCGGCCCACTCGGCACTCGGGAGCCCGGGCAGTCCTGCTTCTGCTCTACAGGGAACACCTG AATCCTAGTGGTCATGGCTTCCTGACCAAGGAGGAGCTTCTGCGGAGGTGTGCCCAGAAAACTCCCAGG GCGGCCCCTGGGAGTGCTCGACCCTGGCCAGCCCTCCGCTCCCTCCTCCACAGGAACCTGGTTCTCAGGACACACCAGCCAGCCAG GTACTCATTGACCCCTGAGGGTCTGGAGCTAGCCCAGAAGCTGGCTGAGTCAGAGGGCCTGAGCTCACTGAATGTGGGCCTCGGACCAGAGGAGCCCCCTGGGGCGGAGCCGGAAGAGCCAGGAGCAGCCTCCGCTGAGCT TGGCGCCAGCGAAGGGAGTGCCCAGCAGCTGTCACTGGAGCTCAGGCCTGGAGAGTACAGGGTGCTGTTGTGTGTGGACATCGGTGAAGCCAAggg ggccaggcacagGCAAGAGCTGCTCCTCGAGCTACAGCGGCTGCGTGTCACCCACACGGTGCGCAAGCTGCACGTTGGGGACTTCGTGTGGGTGGCGCAGGAGACCGAGCCCGGAGACCCAG CGAGACCTGGGGAGCTCGTCCTGGACCACATCGTGGAGCGCAAGCGGCTGGACGACCTGAACAGCAGCATCATGGATGGCCGCTTCCACGAGCAGAAG TTCCGGCTGAAGCGCTGTGGCCTGGGGCACCGGATATACCTGGTGGAGGAGCACTGCTCGGCGAACCACCTCAGCCTTCCAGAGAGCACGCTGCTGCAGGCTGTCACCAACACTCAG gtCATCGACGGCTTCTTTGTGAAGCGTACAGCGGACATTAAGGAGTCGGCTGCCTACCTGGCCCTCATGACGCGGGGCTTACAGAGACTCTACCAG GGCCATACCCTACGCAGTCGCCCCTGGGGAACCTCCGGGGACCCTGAATCGAGGCCTGGGCCCTCTCCAGATCCTCTCTGCTCACTCCTCACCTTCAGTGACTTCAACGCGGGAGCCATCAAGAACAAG GCCCAGTCAGTGCGCGAGGTGTTCGCCCGACAGCTGATGCAGGTGCGCGGTGTGAGTGGGGAGAAGGCAGCGGCCATAGTGGACCGGTACAGCACCCCTGCCAG cctacTGGCCGCCTATGATGCCTGTGCCACCCCCAAGGAACAGGAGTTGCTGCTGAGCACCGTCAAGTGCGGCCAACTGCAGAG
- the MUS81 gene encoding crossover junction endonuclease MUS81 isoform X3: protein MAARVRMGRKRPLPVCPNPLFIRWLTEWRDEAASRGRRTQFVFQKALRSLRRYPLPLRSGKEAKILQHFGDRLCRMLDQRLQQHRASGGDHAPSSPSGEKSPAPEGPLARAQDSSVPVSAQPKAGGRGSYRPTRHSGARAVLLLLYREHLNPSGHGFLTKEELLRRCAQKTPRAAPGSARPWPALRSLLHRNLVLRTHQPARYSLTPEGLELAQKLAESEGLSSLNVGLGPEEPPGAEPEEPGAASAELGASEGSAQQLSLELRPGEYRVLLCVDIGEAKGARHRQELLLELQRLRVTHTVRKLHVGDFVWVAQETEPGDPARPGELVLDHIVERKRLDDLNSSIMDGRFHEQKFRLKRCGLGHRIYLVEEHCSANHLSLPESTLLQAVTNTQVIDGFFVKRTADIKESAAYLALMTRGLQRLYQGHTLRSRPWGTSGDPESRPGPSPDPLCSLLTFSDFNAGAIKNKAQSVREVFARQLMQVRGVSGEKAAAIVDRYSTPASGPAVRCCQALETQTPPPTQPTGRL, encoded by the exons ATGGCAGCGCGGGTCCGCATGGGCCGGAAACGCCCGCTGCCGGTTTGCCCCAACCCGCTCTTCATACGCTGGCTAACCGAATGGCGGGACGAGGCAGCCAGTAGGGGGCGCCGAACGCAATTCGTGTTTCAGAAG GCGCTGCGCTCCCTCCGGCGGTACCCACTGCCTCTGCGCAGCGGCAAGGAAGCAAAAATCTTACAACACTTCGGAGACAGGCTCTGCCGTATGCTGGATCAGCGGCTGCAGCAGCACAGAGCATCAGGCG GTGACCATGCTCCAAGTTCACCATCTGGAGAGAAGAGTCCAGCCCCAGAAGGGCCACTTGCCAGAGCCCAGGACTCTTCCGTGCCA GTTTCAGCCCAGCCCAAAGCAGGAGGCCGTGGCAGCTACCGGCCCACTCGGCACTCGGGAGCCCGGGCAGTCCTGCTTCTGCTCTACAGGGAACACCTG AATCCTAGTGGTCATGGCTTCCTGACCAAGGAGGAGCTTCTGCGGAGGTGTGCCCAGAAAACTCCCAGG GCGGCCCCTGGGAGTGCTCGACCCTGGCCAGCCCTCCGCTCCCTCCTCCACAGGAACCTGGTTCTCAGGACACACCAGCCAGCCAG GTACTCATTGACCCCTGAGGGTCTGGAGCTAGCCCAGAAGCTGGCTGAGTCAGAGGGCCTGAGCTCACTGAATGTGGGCCTCGGACCAGAGGAGCCCCCTGGGGCGGAGCCGGAAGAGCCAGGAGCAGCCTCCGCTGAGCT TGGCGCCAGCGAAGGGAGTGCCCAGCAGCTGTCACTGGAGCTCAGGCCTGGAGAGTACAGGGTGCTGTTGTGTGTGGACATCGGTGAAGCCAAggg ggccaggcacagGCAAGAGCTGCTCCTCGAGCTACAGCGGCTGCGTGTCACCCACACGGTGCGCAAGCTGCACGTTGGGGACTTCGTGTGGGTGGCGCAGGAGACCGAGCCCGGAGACCCAG CGAGACCTGGGGAGCTCGTCCTGGACCACATCGTGGAGCGCAAGCGGCTGGACGACCTGAACAGCAGCATCATGGATGGCCGCTTCCACGAGCAGAAG TTCCGGCTGAAGCGCTGTGGCCTGGGGCACCGGATATACCTGGTGGAGGAGCACTGCTCGGCGAACCACCTCAGCCTTCCAGAGAGCACGCTGCTGCAGGCTGTCACCAACACTCAG gtCATCGACGGCTTCTTTGTGAAGCGTACAGCGGACATTAAGGAGTCGGCTGCCTACCTGGCCCTCATGACGCGGGGCTTACAGAGACTCTACCAG GGCCATACCCTACGCAGTCGCCCCTGGGGAACCTCCGGGGACCCTGAATCGAGGCCTGGGCCCTCTCCAGATCCTCTCTGCTCACTCCTCACCTTCAGTGACTTCAACGCGGGAGCCATCAAGAACAAG GCCCAGTCAGTGCGCGAGGTGTTCGCCCGACAGCTGATGCAGGTGCGCGGTGTGAGTGGGGAGAAGGCAGCGGCCATAGTGGACCGGTACAGCACCCCTGCCAG TGGGCCAGCCGTCCGCTGTTGTCAAGCTTTAGAAACTCaaacaccaccccccacccagcctaCTGGCCGCCTATGA
- the MUS81 gene encoding crossover junction endonuclease MUS81 isoform X1: MAARVRMGRKRPLPVCPNPLFIRWLTEWRDEAASRGRRTQFVFQKALRSLRRYPLPLRSGKEAKILQHFGDRLCRMLDQRLQQHRASGGDHAPSSPSGEKSPAPEGPLARAQDSSVPVSAQPKAGGRGSYRPTRHSGARAVLLLLYREHLNPSGHGFLTKEELLRRCAQKTPRAAPGSARPWPALRSLLHRNLVLRTHQPARYSLTPEGLELAQKLAESEGLSSLNVGLGPEEPPGAEPEEPGAASAELGASEGSAQQLSLELRPGEYRVLLCVDIGEAKGARHRQELLLELQRLRVTHTVRKLHVGDFVWVAQETEPGDPARPGELVLDHIVERKRLDDLNSSIMDGRFHEQKFRLKRCGLGHRIYLVEEHCSANHLSLPESTLLQAVTNTQVIDGFFVKRTADIKESAAYLALMTRGLQRLYQGHTLRSRPWGTSGDPESRPGPSPDPLCSLLTFSDFNAGAIKNKAQSVREVFARQLMQVRGVSGEKAAAIVDRYSTPASLLAAYDACVPPPPPSLLAAYDACATPKEQELLLSTVKCGQLQRNLGPALSRTLSQLYCSHGPLT; this comes from the exons ATGGCAGCGCGGGTCCGCATGGGCCGGAAACGCCCGCTGCCGGTTTGCCCCAACCCGCTCTTCATACGCTGGCTAACCGAATGGCGGGACGAGGCAGCCAGTAGGGGGCGCCGAACGCAATTCGTGTTTCAGAAG GCGCTGCGCTCCCTCCGGCGGTACCCACTGCCTCTGCGCAGCGGCAAGGAAGCAAAAATCTTACAACACTTCGGAGACAGGCTCTGCCGTATGCTGGATCAGCGGCTGCAGCAGCACAGAGCATCAGGCG GTGACCATGCTCCAAGTTCACCATCTGGAGAGAAGAGTCCAGCCCCAGAAGGGCCACTTGCCAGAGCCCAGGACTCTTCCGTGCCA GTTTCAGCCCAGCCCAAAGCAGGAGGCCGTGGCAGCTACCGGCCCACTCGGCACTCGGGAGCCCGGGCAGTCCTGCTTCTGCTCTACAGGGAACACCTG AATCCTAGTGGTCATGGCTTCCTGACCAAGGAGGAGCTTCTGCGGAGGTGTGCCCAGAAAACTCCCAGG GCGGCCCCTGGGAGTGCTCGACCCTGGCCAGCCCTCCGCTCCCTCCTCCACAGGAACCTGGTTCTCAGGACACACCAGCCAGCCAG GTACTCATTGACCCCTGAGGGTCTGGAGCTAGCCCAGAAGCTGGCTGAGTCAGAGGGCCTGAGCTCACTGAATGTGGGCCTCGGACCAGAGGAGCCCCCTGGGGCGGAGCCGGAAGAGCCAGGAGCAGCCTCCGCTGAGCT TGGCGCCAGCGAAGGGAGTGCCCAGCAGCTGTCACTGGAGCTCAGGCCTGGAGAGTACAGGGTGCTGTTGTGTGTGGACATCGGTGAAGCCAAggg ggccaggcacagGCAAGAGCTGCTCCTCGAGCTACAGCGGCTGCGTGTCACCCACACGGTGCGCAAGCTGCACGTTGGGGACTTCGTGTGGGTGGCGCAGGAGACCGAGCCCGGAGACCCAG CGAGACCTGGGGAGCTCGTCCTGGACCACATCGTGGAGCGCAAGCGGCTGGACGACCTGAACAGCAGCATCATGGATGGCCGCTTCCACGAGCAGAAG TTCCGGCTGAAGCGCTGTGGCCTGGGGCACCGGATATACCTGGTGGAGGAGCACTGCTCGGCGAACCACCTCAGCCTTCCAGAGAGCACGCTGCTGCAGGCTGTCACCAACACTCAG gtCATCGACGGCTTCTTTGTGAAGCGTACAGCGGACATTAAGGAGTCGGCTGCCTACCTGGCCCTCATGACGCGGGGCTTACAGAGACTCTACCAG GGCCATACCCTACGCAGTCGCCCCTGGGGAACCTCCGGGGACCCTGAATCGAGGCCTGGGCCCTCTCCAGATCCTCTCTGCTCACTCCTCACCTTCAGTGACTTCAACGCGGGAGCCATCAAGAACAAG GCCCAGTCAGTGCGCGAGGTGTTCGCCCGACAGCTGATGCAGGTGCGCGGTGTGAGTGGGGAGAAGGCAGCGGCCATAGTGGACCGGTACAGCACCCCTGCCAG cctaCTGGCCGCCTATGAcgcctgtgtccccccccccccccccagcctacTGGCCGCCTATGATGCCTGTGCCACCCCCAAGGAACAGGAGTTGCTGCTGAGCACCGTCAAGTGCGGCCAACTGCAGAG